Proteins from a genomic interval of Microbacterium esteraromaticum:
- a CDS encoding MarR family winged helix-turn-helix transcriptional regulator — MTADLPATATELRYAVFRLARRLRCARAVDSLSDAQLAILGGLRAHGRHTLSRLAERERVTAPTMSAIVGGLVEMGLVVRIPDEDDRRRVHVEITPQGEDVVTETIRRRDELLAAMITDAGLDDSDLAVLREAAALLQRMADA; from the coding sequence ATGACTGCCGATCTCCCCGCCACCGCCACTGAACTCCGCTACGCCGTCTTCCGCCTCGCCCGGCGCCTCCGCTGCGCGCGAGCCGTCGACTCCCTGAGCGACGCGCAGCTGGCGATCCTGGGCGGCCTGCGCGCGCACGGCAGGCACACGCTGTCGCGGCTCGCCGAGCGCGAACGCGTCACCGCGCCGACCATGAGCGCCATCGTCGGCGGGCTGGTCGAGATGGGTCTCGTCGTGCGCATCCCCGACGAGGACGACCGCCGCCGGGTGCACGTCGAGATCACCCCACAGGGCGAGGATGTGGTCACCGAGACCATCCGCCGCCGCGACGAGCTGCTGGCGGCGATGATCACCGACGCCGGCCTCGACGACAGCGACCTCGCGGTGCTGCGCGAGGCGGCCGCCCTGCTGCAGAGGATGGCCGACGCATGA
- a CDS encoding bifunctional proline dehydrogenase/L-glutamate gamma-semialdehyde dehydrogenase, whose protein sequence is MTTPLLPDSDTSAELAELADDAVALVRQWLVQSREVPTDVAAQRLAGVLRDENGLAFTVGFVDGVVRPEDTKVAARALREIVPLTPKFLPAPLRGAIALGGAFAPILPGIVVPISRRVLRGMVRHLIVDARDAQLGSAIRRIRSAENVRLNVNLLGEAILGQEEAARRLAGTRRLLERDDVDYVSIKVSSTVAPHSPWAFDEAVDEAIEALRPLYEVAKANGTFINLDMEEYKDLDLTIAVFTRILDRPEFQNVEAGIVLQAYLPDALGAMIQLQEWAAARVAAGGAPIKVRVVKGANLPMETVDAESHGWELATWSTKQESDASYKAVLDYSLQAERVKNVRIGVAGHNLFDIALAWLLAEKRGATSGIEFEMLLGMASAQAEVVKRTVGSLLLYTPVVHPDEFDVAIAYLIRRLEEGASHENFMSAVFDLDADAKLFDREKQRFLASVASMPTEVPGPNRVQDRSKPAAPALRDGFINTPDTDPSLAANRAWGDAIRARMEGSTLGNDTVAANTLNSAAQVDERIATAVAAGEAWRELGAAGRAEILHRAGDILEAHRGDLLEVMGSEAGKVIEQGDPEVSEAIDFAHYYAESAKKLADVDGATMQPVGLTVVTPPWNFPVAIPAGSVLSALATGSPVIIKPARQARRSGAVMVEALWEAGVPRDVLQYVQLDGRELGTQLVSDPAVGRVILTGGYETAELFRGFRNDLPLLAETSGKNALIVTPSADLDLAAKDAVYSAFGHAGQKCSAASLVVLVGSVAKSDRFRRQLLDAVSAYEVGAPSNGSTRIGPLIGPAEGKLLGALTQLHPGQSWMLEPKKLDDEGRLWRPGIREGVQPGSEFHMVEYFGPVLGVMTAETLDEAIDIVNAIEYGLTSGLHSLDEAEIQQWLSRIEAGNVYVNRGTTGAIVQRQPFGGWKKAAVGAGTKAGGPNYLVGLSEWTDAPVSTSRPLDELGLSAVKLVDGDEAAWLRGALATDIDAWADEFGVVRDATGLVTEHNALRYQAIPAAIRFDGGRIVDLIRVAAAGVRAGSRVTVSTASALPNPVVTWLGAHDVVVVTEDAQAWAGHARRLADADGRVRLVGSDAGATASAVNGSPSLAIYANPVVAAGRVELLTFLREQAVSVTAHRFGTPHRYEIPLLDPVR, encoded by the coding sequence ATGACCACCCCTCTGCTTCCCGACTCCGACACGTCCGCCGAGCTCGCCGAGCTCGCCGACGACGCTGTCGCACTCGTCCGTCAGTGGCTCGTGCAGAGCCGCGAAGTTCCTACCGATGTCGCCGCACAGCGCCTGGCCGGCGTGCTGCGCGACGAGAACGGCCTCGCATTCACCGTCGGCTTCGTCGACGGCGTCGTGCGCCCCGAAGACACCAAGGTCGCCGCTCGTGCCCTGCGCGAGATCGTGCCGCTGACCCCCAAGTTCCTGCCCGCACCGCTGCGCGGCGCCATCGCCCTGGGCGGCGCTTTCGCCCCGATCCTGCCCGGGATCGTCGTGCCGATCAGCCGTCGCGTGCTGCGGGGCATGGTGCGCCACCTCATCGTCGACGCCCGCGACGCCCAGCTGGGCTCGGCCATCCGCCGCATCCGCTCGGCCGAGAACGTGCGCCTGAACGTCAACCTGCTCGGCGAGGCCATCCTCGGTCAGGAAGAGGCCGCCCGTCGTCTGGCCGGCACGCGCCGCCTGCTCGAGCGCGACGACGTCGACTACGTCTCGATCAAGGTGTCCTCGACCGTTGCCCCGCACAGCCCCTGGGCGTTCGACGAGGCCGTCGACGAGGCCATCGAGGCACTGCGCCCGCTGTACGAGGTCGCCAAGGCGAACGGCACCTTCATCAACCTCGACATGGAGGAGTACAAGGACCTCGACCTCACCATCGCGGTCTTCACGCGCATCCTCGACCGTCCCGAGTTCCAGAACGTCGAGGCCGGCATCGTGCTGCAGGCCTACCTGCCCGACGCCCTCGGCGCGATGATCCAGCTTCAGGAGTGGGCCGCCGCACGCGTGGCCGCCGGCGGTGCGCCGATCAAGGTGCGCGTCGTCAAGGGCGCCAACCTGCCCATGGAGACCGTCGACGCCGAGTCGCACGGCTGGGAGCTGGCGACCTGGTCGACCAAGCAGGAGTCGGATGCCTCGTACAAGGCCGTCCTGGACTACTCGCTGCAGGCCGAGCGCGTCAAGAACGTGCGCATCGGTGTGGCCGGTCACAACCTCTTCGACATCGCCCTGGCCTGGCTTCTCGCTGAGAAGCGGGGCGCCACCAGCGGCATCGAGTTCGAGATGCTGCTGGGCATGGCCTCGGCGCAGGCCGAGGTCGTCAAGCGCACCGTCGGCTCGCTGCTGCTGTACACGCCGGTCGTGCACCCCGACGAGTTCGACGTTGCGATCGCTTACCTGATCCGTCGCCTTGAAGAGGGCGCCAGCCACGAGAACTTCATGTCGGCCGTGTTCGATCTCGACGCCGACGCGAAGCTGTTCGATCGCGAGAAGCAGCGCTTCCTGGCATCCGTCGCCTCGATGCCCACCGAGGTTCCCGGTCCGAACCGTGTGCAGGACCGCAGCAAGCCCGCGGCGCCCGCACTGCGCGACGGCTTCATCAACACCCCCGACACCGACCCGTCGCTGGCGGCCAACCGTGCCTGGGGCGACGCCATCCGCGCCCGCATGGAGGGCTCGACGCTCGGCAACGACACCGTCGCGGCGAACACGCTGAACTCGGCCGCACAGGTCGACGAGCGCATCGCAACGGCGGTCGCCGCCGGCGAGGCCTGGCGTGAGCTGGGTGCCGCCGGTCGTGCCGAGATCCTGCACCGTGCCGGTGACATCCTCGAGGCGCACCGCGGTGACCTGCTCGAGGTCATGGGTTCGGAAGCCGGCAAGGTCATCGAACAGGGCGACCCCGAGGTGTCCGAGGCGATCGACTTCGCGCACTACTACGCCGAGAGCGCCAAGAAGCTCGCAGACGTCGACGGTGCCACGATGCAGCCGGTCGGCCTGACGGTCGTCACCCCGCCGTGGAACTTCCCCGTCGCGATCCCCGCCGGCTCCGTGCTGTCGGCTCTCGCCACCGGCTCGCCGGTGATCATCAAGCCCGCACGCCAGGCACGCCGCTCCGGCGCCGTCATGGTCGAGGCGCTGTGGGAGGCCGGTGTACCGCGCGATGTGCTGCAGTACGTGCAGCTCGACGGACGCGAGCTGGGCACCCAGCTGGTCAGCGACCCGGCCGTGGGCCGCGTGATCCTCACCGGCGGCTACGAGACCGCCGAACTGTTCCGCGGGTTCCGCAACGACCTGCCGCTGCTGGCCGAGACCAGCGGCAAGAACGCCCTGATCGTGACTCCCTCGGCCGACCTCGACCTCGCCGCCAAGGACGCCGTCTACTCGGCGTTCGGTCACGCCGGTCAGAAGTGCTCCGCCGCATCGCTGGTGGTGCTGGTCGGCTCGGTCGCGAAGTCGGACCGCTTCCGTCGCCAGCTGCTCGACGCGGTCAGCGCGTACGAGGTCGGCGCGCCCAGCAACGGCTCGACCCGCATCGGTCCGCTGATCGGACCCGCTGAGGGCAAGCTGCTCGGAGCGCTCACGCAGCTGCACCCGGGACAGTCGTGGATGCTCGAGCCGAAGAAGCTCGACGACGAGGGTCGTCTGTGGCGTCCGGGCATCCGCGAGGGTGTCCAGCCGGGCAGTGAGTTCCACATGGTCGAGTACTTCGGCCCCGTGCTCGGTGTGATGACCGCCGAGACGCTCGATGAGGCGATCGACATCGTCAACGCGATCGAGTACGGCCTGACCTCGGGTCTGCACTCGCTCGACGAGGCTGAGATCCAGCAGTGGCTCTCGCGCATCGAGGCCGGCAACGTCTACGTCAACCGCGGCACCACGGGCGCCATCGTGCAGCGCCAGCCGTTCGGCGGATGGAAGAAGGCCGCCGTCGGCGCGGGTACCAAGGCCGGTGGCCCGAACTACCTCGTCGGTCTGTCGGAGTGGACGGATGCCCCCGTCTCGACCTCGCGTCCGCTGGATGAGCTGGGCCTGTCGGCCGTCAAGCTGGTCGACGGCGATGAGGCGGCCTGGCTGCGCGGCGCCCTCGCCACCGACATCGACGCGTGGGCGGACGAGTTCGGTGTCGTCCGCGATGCCACCGGTCTGGTGACCGAGCACAACGCCCTGCGCTACCAGGCGATCCCCGCCGCCATCCGTTTCGACGGTGGCCGTATCGTCGACCTGATCCGCGTCGCTGCCGCCGGTGTGCGCGCCGGCTCGCGCGTCACGGTGAGCACGGCGTCGGCCCTGCCGAACCCCGTCGTCACCTGGCTGGGTGCGCACGATGTCGTCGTCGTGACCGAAGACGCGCAGGCCTGGGCGGGTCACGCCCGTCGCCTGGCCGACGCCGACGGTCGCGTGCGCCTGGTCGGATCGGATGCCGGTGCGACAGCATCCGCCGTGAACGGCTCGCCGAGCCTGGCGATCTACGCGAACCCGGTCGTCGCGGCCGGTCGTGTCGAGCTGCTGACGTTCCTGCGCGAGCAGGCCGTCTCGGTCACGGCGCACCGCTTCGGTACGCCGCACCGCTACGAGATCCCGCTGCTGGATCCCGTGCGCTGA
- a CDS encoding DNA-methyltransferase: MTESAARGSVEIIQGDNLAVAPTLASGSFTLVYLDPPFNTGRTRERQVVTARRLHATPENLDDPGPEPADSAESAADLRSCEPEADEPSVDREVRQGFHGHTYERVRGMLRAYDDRFDDYGDFLIPRLEEAWRLLAADGTLYLHLDYREAHYAKVMLDAVFGRDAFLNELIWAYDYGAKSRRRWPTKHDTILVYAKTPGAHYFDSDAVDREPYMAPGLVTAEKAARGKLPTDVWWHTIVPTTGREKTGYPTQKPEGVLRRIVQASSRPGDRVLDLFAGSGTLGAVAAPLGRHAVLVDDNADAIRVMHERMPHAYVRTI; encoded by the coding sequence GTGACCGAGTCCGCTGCTCGGGGCTCGGTCGAGATCATCCAGGGCGACAATCTGGCCGTCGCGCCCACCCTGGCATCCGGGTCGTTCACCCTCGTCTACCTCGATCCGCCGTTCAACACCGGGCGCACCCGTGAACGGCAGGTCGTCACCGCCCGTCGCCTGCACGCAACTCCGGAGAATCTGGATGATCCCGGCCCAGAACCGGCAGATTCTGCCGAATCTGCCGCAGATCTCCGGAGTTGTGAACCGGAAGCCGACGAGCCGAGCGTCGACCGCGAGGTGCGCCAGGGGTTCCATGGCCACACGTACGAGCGCGTGCGCGGCATGCTGCGCGCATATGACGACCGTTTCGACGACTACGGCGACTTTCTCATCCCCCGCCTGGAAGAGGCGTGGCGGCTGCTGGCCGCCGACGGCACCCTGTATCTGCACCTCGACTACCGAGAAGCGCACTACGCCAAGGTGATGCTCGACGCCGTGTTCGGCCGCGACGCCTTTCTCAACGAGCTGATCTGGGCGTACGACTACGGCGCCAAGTCGCGCAGGCGCTGGCCCACCAAGCACGACACGATCCTGGTCTACGCCAAGACGCCCGGCGCGCACTACTTCGACTCGGATGCCGTCGATCGTGAGCCGTATATGGCGCCGGGGCTCGTGACCGCCGAGAAGGCCGCGCGCGGCAAGTTGCCCACCGACGTCTGGTGGCACACCATCGTGCCGACCACCGGCCGCGAGAAGACGGGATACCCGACGCAGAAGCCCGAGGGGGTGCTGCGCCGTATCGTGCAGGCGTCCAGTCGGCCCGGAGATCGTGTGCTCGACCTGTTCGCGGGATCGGGGACGCTCGGGGCCGTGGCTGCCCCACTCGGACGGCACGCGGTGCTCGTCGACGACAACGCCGATGCGATCCGGGTGATGCACGAGCGGATGCCGCACGCGTACGTCCGCACGATCTGA
- a CDS encoding copper homeostasis protein CutC, with protein sequence MSLALELAIQDPAGMRIAREAGAARVELTQALALGGLTPSQATIEITSEVAGEDGPEVHALVRSRAGDFHYDADEIALMARDVRLALAAGAHGVVVGCQSDDGALNREGLARLVDAAAGAPVTLHRVIDTTPDPIAALRTARELGIRRVLTSGGASRAVDGVDVLRALVAEADGGIEVMAGSGITASDVVAIAATGVDAVHFSAKRTVTADGGVRLGSASDGVGGYETTDRDAALAVVAALAPVVA encoded by the coding sequence ATGTCACTCGCGCTCGAACTCGCCATCCAGGACCCTGCCGGAATGCGCATCGCGCGCGAGGCGGGTGCGGCGCGCGTCGAACTCACCCAGGCGCTGGCCCTCGGCGGGCTCACGCCCTCTCAGGCGACGATCGAAATCACCAGCGAGGTCGCGGGGGAGGACGGCCCCGAGGTGCACGCCCTGGTGCGCTCCCGTGCCGGCGACTTCCACTACGACGCCGACGAGATCGCCCTCATGGCGCGCGATGTGCGCCTCGCGCTCGCCGCGGGTGCGCACGGTGTCGTCGTCGGATGCCAGAGCGACGACGGCGCGCTCAACCGGGAGGGTCTCGCACGACTGGTGGATGCTGCCGCTGGCGCCCCGGTGACGCTGCACCGTGTGATCGACACCACCCCCGACCCGATCGCCGCGCTGCGTACGGCGCGAGAACTCGGCATCCGACGTGTCCTGACCTCGGGCGGCGCCTCGCGCGCGGTCGACGGCGTCGACGTGCTGCGCGCGCTCGTCGCCGAGGCCGACGGCGGCATCGAGGTCATGGCGGGAAGCGGCATCACGGCATCCGACGTCGTCGCGATCGCCGCCACCGGAGTCGACGCGGTGCACTTCTCGGCCAAGCGCACGGTGACCGCCGATGGGGGAGTCCGCCTGGGATCCGCCAGCGACGGCGTCGGCGGCTACGAGACCACCGATCGCGACGCGGCACTGGCCGTCGTCGCCGCCCTCGCCCCGGTCGTCGCCTGA
- a CDS encoding lipoyl protein ligase domain-containing protein: MHGEYKVPGGKLVVVDLEVEDGLIRDFRLAGDFFLEPDTALDAINAAVEGMPVEADSATIAAAVRAALPDGAQLLGFSPEAVGTAVRRALVTAPGWSDFDWEVVHEKAVSPRMNLALDEVLTARVGEGRRRPTLRIWEWDESAVVIGSFQSYRNEVDPDGAVKHGFDVVRRISGGGAMMMAAGQIITYSLYVPASLVQGMTFADSYAFLDDWVLQALRSLGIEATYQPLNDIASPTGKIGGAAQKRLANGGVLHHATISYDIDGQMMTEVLRIGREKLSDKGTTSAAKRVDPLRTQTGMERSEIIERFKSTFRALTGAEDGAISDDEYAAAEQLVQSKFATDAWLHRVP; the protein is encoded by the coding sequence GTGCATGGTGAGTACAAGGTTCCCGGTGGAAAGCTCGTCGTCGTCGATCTCGAGGTCGAAGACGGCCTGATCCGCGACTTCCGCCTCGCGGGCGATTTCTTCCTCGAACCCGACACGGCCCTCGACGCCATCAACGCCGCGGTCGAGGGTATGCCGGTCGAGGCTGACTCGGCCACGATCGCCGCCGCCGTGCGCGCGGCCCTGCCCGACGGCGCGCAGCTGCTCGGGTTCTCGCCCGAGGCCGTCGGCACTGCCGTGCGGCGCGCCCTGGTCACCGCCCCCGGATGGAGTGACTTCGACTGGGAGGTCGTGCACGAGAAAGCAGTCTCGCCGCGTATGAACCTCGCCCTCGACGAGGTGCTCACCGCCCGCGTCGGCGAAGGGCGTCGGCGCCCCACCCTGCGCATCTGGGAGTGGGACGAATCGGCCGTGGTGATCGGCTCGTTCCAGTCGTACCGCAACGAGGTCGACCCCGACGGTGCCGTGAAGCACGGCTTCGACGTCGTGCGCCGCATCTCGGGTGGCGGCGCGATGATGATGGCCGCGGGTCAGATCATCACGTACTCGCTGTACGTTCCGGCATCCCTCGTGCAGGGCATGACGTTCGCCGACTCGTACGCCTTCCTCGACGACTGGGTGCTGCAGGCGCTGCGCTCGCTCGGTATCGAGGCGACGTATCAGCCGCTCAACGACATCGCCTCACCCACCGGCAAGATCGGCGGTGCGGCGCAGAAGCGCCTCGCCAACGGTGGCGTGCTGCACCACGCCACCATCTCGTACGACATCGACGGCCAGATGATGACCGAAGTGCTGCGCATCGGACGCGAGAAGCTCAGCGACAAGGGCACCACGTCGGCCGCGAAACGCGTCGACCCGCTGCGCACGCAGACCGGCATGGAGCGGTCCGAGATCATCGAGCGATTCAAGAGCACGTTCCGCGCGCTCACCGGCGCCGAGGACGGCGCGATCTCGGACGACGAGTACGCGGCAGCCGAGCAACTGGTGCAGTCGAAGTTCGCCACCGACGCGTGGCTGCACAGGGTTCCGTGA
- a CDS encoding alpha/beta fold hydrolase → MAAPTTAEFVDAHGISIVYDVYTAEGEPRGVVQLLHGVGEHAGRYGAVIDALTAAGLHVYADDHRGHGRTGIRQHGGPAKLGRLGPGGLRAAVAACWQLTGIIRTQHPELPLVLIGHSWGSFLSQMLVNQHPEAYDAVVLTGSALRTPGDLNAAPLNARWAGPDAHGLEWLSRDPAVWEAFRDDPLTTETPLLKLFGPIEALRLYGRPARDLGRDIPVLLMVGGDDPVGGPRSVHKLADAYRTRSGLTDVTTLVYPDARHEIFHELQAESVRADLLAWLDARVPVRE, encoded by the coding sequence ATGGCCGCACCCACAACAGCCGAGTTCGTCGACGCCCACGGGATCTCGATCGTGTACGACGTGTACACGGCAGAGGGCGAACCGCGCGGCGTCGTGCAGCTGCTGCACGGCGTCGGTGAGCACGCCGGTCGGTACGGGGCCGTCATCGACGCTCTCACGGCGGCCGGCCTCCACGTCTACGCCGACGACCACCGCGGCCACGGGCGCACCGGCATCAGACAACACGGCGGCCCGGCGAAGCTGGGCCGACTGGGTCCGGGCGGTCTGCGCGCCGCCGTCGCCGCCTGCTGGCAGCTCACCGGGATCATCCGCACCCAGCATCCGGAACTGCCGCTCGTGCTGATCGGTCATTCCTGGGGGTCGTTCCTGTCGCAGATGCTGGTGAACCAGCATCCCGAGGCGTACGACGCCGTCGTGCTGACCGGCTCGGCGCTGCGCACCCCCGGTGACCTGAATGCGGCGCCGTTGAACGCGCGCTGGGCGGGGCCCGACGCGCACGGCCTGGAGTGGCTCTCGCGCGACCCCGCCGTGTGGGAGGCGTTCCGCGACGACCCGCTCACGACCGAGACGCCGCTGTTGAAGCTGTTCGGTCCGATCGAGGCGCTGCGCCTGTACGGCCGACCGGCACGCGATCTCGGACGCGACATCCCCGTGCTGCTCATGGTCGGCGGTGACGATCCGGTCGGCGGCCCCCGCAGTGTGCACAAACTCGCCGACGCCTACCGCACGCGATCCGGGCTCACCGACGTCACCACACTGGTGTACCCCGATGCCCGGCACGAGATCTTCCACGAACTGCAGGCCGAATCCGTGCGTGCCGACCTGCTGGCCTGGCTCGACGCGAGGGTGCCCGTCCGGGAGTGA
- a CDS encoding MFS transporter, translating into MFRSFRTFNYRTWFLGGVISNIGGWMQATAQDWVVLTELTDNDATAMGITMALQFGPPLVLVSMTGWVADRFDRRKVLLVTQSTLMLLALGVAALLLTGVMTLPLMFCFAAAFGVANAFDAPARQAFVSDMVSIDDASNAVALNSAAFNMARLIGPAVGGLLIVVLGSGWVFVANAVTFLAMIIALLAMRVHELIPRAKDHRSGGLAEGFRYVWGRPDLVVVFVMVFLIGAFGMNFPIFASTMALEFGKDADGYGVLSSVLAIGSVAGALLAARRDRARVRVLVLSAGGFGVASVLSAFAPTYWTYALVLVFVGFSIVSMLTTANGYVQTTTEPALRGRVLALYMAVIMGSTPIGAPIAGWIVDAFSARTAIVVGGVAGIVAFGIGVGWMLWSGRLHRREGAKFKLTLDETRPVSVVRAMEPETFDERTAITSPIRLPRLRKSKR; encoded by the coding sequence ATGTTCCGGTCGTTCCGCACCTTCAACTACCGCACCTGGTTCCTCGGCGGCGTCATCTCGAACATCGGCGGCTGGATGCAGGCGACCGCCCAGGACTGGGTGGTGCTCACCGAGCTGACCGACAACGACGCCACCGCGATGGGCATCACCATGGCGCTGCAGTTCGGCCCGCCACTGGTGCTGGTGAGCATGACCGGTTGGGTGGCCGACCGGTTCGACCGGCGCAAGGTGCTTCTCGTGACGCAATCCACGCTGATGCTGCTGGCGCTCGGCGTCGCGGCGCTGCTGCTGACCGGCGTCATGACGCTTCCGCTGATGTTCTGCTTCGCGGCAGCGTTCGGCGTCGCGAACGCCTTCGACGCCCCGGCCCGCCAGGCGTTCGTGTCAGACATGGTGAGCATCGACGACGCCTCGAATGCCGTCGCGCTGAACTCAGCGGCGTTCAACATGGCCCGACTGATCGGCCCGGCCGTCGGCGGCCTGCTGATCGTCGTACTCGGCAGCGGGTGGGTGTTCGTCGCCAACGCCGTCACCTTCCTCGCCATGATCATCGCCCTGCTCGCGATGCGCGTGCACGAGCTGATCCCGCGCGCCAAGGACCACCGCTCGGGTGGCCTCGCCGAGGGCTTCCGGTACGTCTGGGGCCGGCCCGACCTCGTCGTGGTGTTCGTGATGGTGTTCCTGATCGGCGCGTTCGGCATGAACTTCCCGATCTTCGCCTCGACGATGGCTCTGGAGTTCGGCAAGGACGCCGATGGCTACGGCGTGCTCAGTTCGGTGCTCGCGATCGGATCAGTGGCGGGCGCACTGCTCGCGGCGCGGCGAGACCGCGCCCGGGTGAGGGTGCTGGTGCTCTCGGCGGGAGGGTTCGGGGTGGCATCCGTCCTCTCGGCGTTCGCGCCGACGTACTGGACCTACGCGCTGGTGCTCGTCTTCGTCGGGTTCAGCATCGTCTCGATGCTGACCACGGCCAACGGCTACGTGCAGACGACGACCGAGCCAGCGCTGCGCGGCCGAGTGCTCGCGCTGTACATGGCGGTCATCATGGGATCGACGCCGATCGGCGCGCCGATCGCCGGGTGGATCGTCGATGCTTTCTCGGCGCGCACCGCGATCGTCGTCGGCGGCGTCGCCGGCATCGTCGCGTTCGGGATCGGCGTCGGGTGGATGCTGTGGTCCGGCCGCCTGCACCGGCGCGAGGGGGCGAAGTTCAAGCTCACGCTCGACGAGACCCGACCGGTCTCGGTCGTGCGCGCGATGGAACCCGAGACCTTCGACGAGCGCACCGCGATCACCTCGCCGATCCGCCTGCCCCGCCTTCGCAAGAGCAAGCGCTGA
- a CDS encoding LysR family transcriptional regulator yields MFELRRLRLLHELALRGTIAGVAASLSYSPSTVSQQLALLEREAGVPLLEPDGRRVRLTAEGRMLAEHAARALELDEAARAELSAPGALEPVRLAAMPTAAQTIVPAALTLLAERAPQLRVELAELPPEKSLFELSARRFDLVIAEQYPGHTREVHAGLEHRLLGEDPIRIVLPPDEEPRGLAELADRVWVMEPAGTAVRHWAVQQCRAAGFEPDVRFEADDLTAHLRLIAAGHAVGLLPDLIWGDEPSGMSLATLPGAPVREVFTAVRSAARASESVTLVRAALADAFAAHRKVAP; encoded by the coding sequence GTGTTCGAGCTGAGGCGCCTGCGCCTGTTGCATGAGCTGGCACTGCGCGGCACGATCGCCGGGGTGGCGGCCTCGCTGTCGTACAGTCCGTCGACGGTCTCGCAGCAGCTCGCGCTGCTGGAACGCGAAGCGGGGGTACCGCTGCTCGAACCGGACGGGCGCCGGGTACGACTGACGGCCGAGGGGCGGATGCTGGCAGAGCACGCCGCTCGCGCGCTCGAACTGGACGAGGCAGCTCGCGCGGAGCTGTCGGCGCCGGGGGCACTCGAACCCGTGCGGTTGGCCGCGATGCCGACAGCGGCGCAGACGATCGTGCCGGCTGCGCTGACGCTGCTGGCCGAACGCGCCCCGCAGCTGCGTGTGGAGCTGGCCGAGCTGCCGCCCGAGAAGAGCCTGTTCGAGTTGTCTGCGCGCCGATTCGATCTGGTGATCGCCGAACAGTACCCGGGGCACACCCGCGAGGTGCACGCCGGTCTCGAACATCGACTGCTGGGCGAGGATCCGATCCGCATCGTGCTCCCGCCCGATGAAGAGCCGCGTGGTCTGGCCGAACTCGCCGACCGGGTCTGGGTCATGGAGCCGGCCGGTACGGCCGTGCGCCACTGGGCCGTGCAGCAATGCCGGGCCGCGGGTTTCGAGCCCGATGTGCGGTTCGAGGCCGACGATCTGACCGCTCACCTGAGGCTCATCGCGGCGGGTCATGCGGTGGGGTTGTTGCCCGATCTGATCTGGGGAGATGAGCCCAGCGGCATGAGTCTGGCGACCCTTCCCGGCGCCCCCGTGCGCGAGGTTTTCACCGCCGTGCGGTCGGCGGCACGGGCATCCGAGAGCGTGACGCTGGTGCGCGCGGCGCTTGCCGACGCGTTCGCCGCGCACCGCAAGGTGGCGCCGTAG